A stretch of Apteryx mantelli isolate bAptMan1 chromosome 24, bAptMan1.hap1, whole genome shotgun sequence DNA encodes these proteins:
- the LOC136994148 gene encoding olfactory receptor 14I1-like yields the protein LLLAFADTRQLQLLHFGLFLGIYLAALLGNGLIITAIACDHRLHTPMYFFLLNLSLLDLGTISTTVPKSMANSLSNTRAISYWGCAAQVFHFYFLISTEYSVLTVMAYDRYVAICKPLHYGTIMSSRACVKMAAAAWSSGFLYALLHTAITFSIPLCQGNVVEQFFCEIPHILKLSCSEAYFRELGALVVSLCLVFGCFIFIVLSYVQIFTVVLRIPSEQGRHKAFSMCLPHLTVVSLFISTAIFACLKPSSLSSPVLDLVVAVLYSVVPPTVNPLIYSMRNKELKDALKKLVQLVLL from the coding sequence ctcctcctggcatttgcagatacgcggcagctgcagctcttgcacttcgggctcttcctgggcatctacctggctgccctcctgggcaatggcctcatcatcacagccatagcctgcgaccaccgcctccacacccccatgtacttcttcctcctcaacctctccctcctcgaccttggcaccatctccaccactgtccccaaatccatggccaattccctgagcaacaccagggccatttcctactggggatgtgctgcacaggtctttcatttttactttctcatctcaactgagtattccgttctcactgtcatggcctatgaccgctacgtggccatctgcaaacccctgcactatgggaccatcatgagcagcagagcttgcgtcaaaatggcagcagctgcctggagcagtggttttctctatgctctcctgcacactgctatcacattttccataccactctgccaaggcaatgttgtggagcagttcttctgtgaaattccccacatcctcaagctctcctgctcagaggcgtacttcagggaacttggggcgcttgtggttagtctttgtttagtctttgggtgtttcatcttcattgtgctgtcctatgtgcagatcttcacagttgtgctgaggatcccctctgagcagggccggcacaaagccttctccatgtgcctccctcacctgaccgtggtctccttgtttatcagcactgcaatttttgcctgcctgaagccctcttccctctcctccccagttctggatctggtggtggctgttctgtactcggtggtgcctccaacagtgaaccccctcatctacagcatgaggaacaaggagctcaaggacgccctgaagaaactggttcaactggtactactt